A window from Seriola aureovittata isolate HTS-2021-v1 ecotype China chromosome 14, ASM2101889v1, whole genome shotgun sequence encodes these proteins:
- the LOC130181132 gene encoding protein snail homolog Sna-like, whose amino-acid sequence MPRSFLVKTHQSSRKPHYGGPKTQTEEVPSSTHEDSLLHSDIPPHLHHQDPSPRLQQRAQSLSSSSSSSSSSSSSSSSSSSSCALPLREPQLHLPSSPDTSPLSFLGPSSEAYSGSPVEAYKPAESCTKVNLEIQCVTGDHRRRPSLHPQSLPLLALFPAILPGGSSQESFECLDCHKEYLSFSGRTKHKQLQCEWSSKKYFSCKYCEKEYISLGALKMHIRTHTLPCVCKLCGKAFSRPWLLQGHIRTHTGEKPFSCLHCSRAFADRSNLRAHLQTHSEVKKYQCASCFKTFSRISLLAKHQEAGCPVS is encoded by the exons ATGCCGCGGTCTTTCCTCGTGAAGACGcatcagagcagcaggaaaccTCACTATGGAGGACCGAAGACCCAGACTGAGG aggtCCCCTCCAGCACCCATGAAGactctctgctgcacagtgaCATCCCCCCTCACCTTCATCATCAAGACCCCAGCCCACGGCTACAGCAGAGAGCccagtctctctcctcctcttcctcctcctcctcttcctcctcctcctcctcctcttcctcctcctcctcctgtgctcTTCCTCTCAGAGAACCCCAACTGCATCTTCCATCCTCTCCCgacacctcccctctctcctttttaGGCCCCTCTTCGGAGGCATACAGTGGGAGCCCGGTAGAAGCCTATAAACCAGCAGAGTCCTGCACCAAAGTGAACTTAGAGATCCAGTGTGTCACAGGAGACCACAGGAGGAGACCAAGCCTCCACCCTcagtccctccctctcctgGCCCTCTTTCCAGCCATCCTCCCGGGCGGCAGCAGCCAGGAGAGCTTTGAGTGTTTGGACTGTCATAAAGAGTACTTGAGCTTCTCAGGCCGGACCAAACACAAGCAGCTCCAGTGTGAGTGGAGCAGTAAGAAGTACTTCAGCTGTAAGTACTGTGAGAAGGAGTACATCAGCCTGGGAGCACTCAAGATGCAcatcaggacacacacactgccctgtGTGTGTAAACTCTGTGGCAAGGCATTCTCCAGACCCTGGCTTCTGCAGGGacatatacgcacacacacag GAGAGAAACCGTTCTCCTGCCTCCACTGCAGCCGAGCGTTTGCCGACCGATCCAACCTGCGAGCTCACCTCCAAACCCACTCTGAGGTGAAGAAGTACCAGTGTGCGAGCTGCTTCAAGACCTTCTCCAGGATCTCGCTGTTAGCCAAGCACCAAGAGGCCGGCTGCCCTGTGTCCTGA
- the LOC130181130 gene encoding steroid 17-alpha-hydroxylase/17,20 lyase, with protein sequence MLGLLLNHAALSGPSAADMAWLLCLCAFLVVTLALLAVQQLKLRVSLCGLQEPPRLPALPLIGSLLSLRSPHPPHVLFKELQRKYGQTYSLMMGSHTVIIVNQHKDAKEVLLKKGKTFAGRPRTVTTDILTRDGKDIAFGDYSATWRFHRKIVHGALCMFGEGSASIEKIICAEAQSLCSILSEAAAAGLSLDLSPELTRAVTNVICALCFNSSYRRGDPEFEAMLSYSQGIVDTVAKDSLVDIFPWLQIFPNADLRLLKQCVSTRDELLQKKYDEHKADYSDHVQRDLLDALLRAKRSAENNNTAEVSAESVGLSEDHLLMTVGDIFGAGVETTTTVLKWAVIYLIHHPQVQKRIQDELDSKVGAGRSPQLSDRGSLPYLEATIREVLRIRPVAPLLIPHVALTDTSIGDFTVRKGTRVIINMWSLHHDEKEWKNPELFDPGRFLNSDGTGLVIPSSSYLPFGVGVRVCLGEALAKMELFLFLSWILQHFTLSVPPGHTLPSLDGKFGVVLQPAKYKVNATPRPGWERNKCQEC encoded by the exons ATGCTTGGCCTCCTGCTGAACCACGCCGCTCTGTCTGGGCCCTCTGCTGCAGATATGGCTTGgcttctgtgtctgtgtgcgtttTTGGTGGTGACTCTGGCCTTGTTAGCGGTGCAGCAGTTAAAGCTCAGAGTCTCTCTGTGTGGCCTCCAGGAGCCCCCCCGCCTCCCAGCACTACCCCTGATCGGCAGTCTGCTGAGTTTGCGAAGTCCACACCCTCCTCATGTGCTTTTCAAAGAACTGCAGAGGAAGTATGGGCAGACGTACTCTTTGATGATGGGCTCCCACACTGTCATCATCGTCAACCAGCACAAAGACGCCAAAGAAGTGCTGCTTAAGAAGGGAAAGACATTCGCAGGAAGACCCAGAACT GTGACCACAGACATTCTGACCAGAGATGGGAAAGACATTGCATTCGGAGACTACAGTGCGACTTGGAGGTTCCACAGGAAAATAGTCCACGGAGCTCTGTGCATGTTTGGAGAGGGCTCAGCCTCCATCGAGAAGATCA TCTGTGCAGAGGCCCAGTCCCTGTGCTCCATCCTGTCTGAGGCAGCGGCTGCTGGCCTCTCCCTGGATCTGTCCCCTGAGCTGACTCGGGCTGTCACCAACGTCATCTGCGCGCTCTGCTTCAACTCCTCCTACCGCCGTGGAGACCCTGAGTTTGAGGCCATGCTAAGCTACAGCCAGGGCATCGTGGACACTGTGGCAAAGGACAGCCTGGTGGACATCTTCCCCTGGTTGCAG ATATTTCCCAATGCAGACCTGCGTCTTCTAAAGCAGTGTGTTTCAACCAGAGACGAACTCCTACAGAAGAAATATGATGAACATAAG gCAGATTACAGCGACCACGTGCAGAGAGACCTGCTGGACGCTCTGCTGAGAGCCAAGCGCAGCGCCgagaacaacaacacagcagaggtCAGCGCGGAGTCCGTAGGGCTCAGCGAAGACCACCTCCTCATGACTGTGGGAGACATCTTCGGAGCCGGAGTGGAAACCACCACCACTGTGCTGAAGTGGGCCGTCATCTACCTCATTCATCACCCACAG gtgcaGAAACGTATCCAGGACGAGCTGGACAGTAAGGTGGGGGCAGGGCGGTCCCCCCAGCTCAGCGACAGAGGGAGTCTTCCCTACCTGGAGGCCACCATCAGGGAGGTGTTACGGATCCGCCCTGTGGCCCCTCTGCTCATCCCCCATGTGGCCCTCACTGACACCAG cATCGGGGACTTCACTGTGAGGAAAGGGACTCGAGTCATCATCAACATGTGGTCTCTGCACCATGACGAGAAGGAATGGAAAAACCCTGAGCTCTTTGACCCCG GTCGGTTCTTGAACAGTGACGGCACGGGTCTGGTCATCCCGTCGTCCAGCTACCTGCCGTTTGGTGTGGGGGTCAGGGTGTGTCTGGGCGAGGCCTTGGCCAAGATggagctcttcctcttcctgtcctggATCTTACAGCACTTCACCCTCTCAGTCCCACCGGGCCACACTCTGCCCAGCCTCGACGGCAAGTTTGGCGTGGTCCTCCAGCCGGCCAAGTACAAAGTGAACGCTACGCCCAGACCGGGCTGGGAGAGGAACAAGTGCCAGGAGTGTTGA
- the borcs7 gene encoding BLOC-1-related complex subunit 7, which produces MASAESQPRFGQSVKGLLSDKVGSCSGDVIALTRQVLKGSRSQELLGQAARNMVIQEDAILHSEDSLRKMSIITTHLQYQQEAIQKNVEHSKNLQDQLRHLLK; this is translated from the exons atggcGTCAGCTGAGTCCCAGCCGCGGTTCGGCCAGTCTGTCAAAGGTTTATTATCCGACAAGGTGGGCTCCTGTAGCGGGGATGTGATCGCGCTGACCCGCCAGGTTCTGAAAGGATCCCGCAGTCAGGAG CTTCTTGGTCAAGCAGCAAGAAACATGGTCATCCAGGAGGACGCCATCCTGCACTCTGAGGAT AGTCTGAGAAAAATGTCCATAATCACCACGCATTTACAGTACCA GCAGGAGGCCATTCAGAAGAA TGTGGAGCATTCTAAAAACCTGCAGGACCAGCTGAGGCACCTGCTGAAGTGA